A segment of the Corylus avellana chromosome ca2, CavTom2PMs-1.0 genome:
TCATTGACTTGATGAACCACACCTTGCAAGGTGTGAGTggtcctcttttttttttttttggatcagaTCCTGGTCAACTTAATGCTCCGCACCATCACGGTGTAATTGACCTCTGATATGCTATTCCTTGTAGAAAGTGCCACTATTGAATGCTgtagcctttttctttttttttttttattcccattctttttggtttcttttttcaCCCTGACAAATGAGAATACTTAATAAGGCCAGTTCATCAATATTTTAGTTTTCAGCAACTTAAAAAGATTCGATTTTCTTGAGAGCTTCATAAATTAATCTCATTACCAATAAATTTGAGTTCTCTGTACTGCTTTCATGCCTTTTACCTCTCTGCTTGCTCCTGTAAACACTTGAATCGCTAATCTCTACTCCATTCATCAACAGGTGGGAGAGAGAAGGGACAGAGCCCTAAAAGAACTTAGAGATCAGTTAGCAGCAAAACAACAAAATGAAGCTCTGGGTgctgaaaaacaaaatttctggGAAACTTCTGGTTTCAAGATGGTTGTTTCCATGTCAATGTTGATCTTGGTGGTGTTTTCAAAGAGATGAAATCATTGTGTTATCCAGTTCTTGTGTATAAAGAATCGACGCCTTTTAGTTTAATTGAGGAGTTCAGATAAAGCTGCAGAGGCCATTTTCCTTGTAGAAATGCACATTTTAGAGGTTCTCTTATGTAGTTTTAGCTGAGAATGCCTTTTTGTTGTTCTCACTGTTATTTCTGTTGCATCAGTTGTACTCATAACTTGAATCAATGTATGGTATTGTCATTATGTACTGGCTAGTTTTCTTTAAGTGGTTCATTAGCTGCCGACCATGATGGTGACCAACTGCTTACAATTTTGGCCAGTTCTATCATAGTGGAGGTTgttgaatttttgttctttaaaaatGTCGACGATTTGATAATTTGCATCATTCCTCCTGCAGTGGCGGATTATTGCTATTGGAATCTCACATCCATTGGATCCTCAACTGCTGATCAAAGTCATCTTTATTGGTAATACATTTGGTATCCGATGCATGGAAGACATATCAGTGGCCCTACTAATAATAGTTGTCAGGAGAAATTTTCTTAGCAACAACCAAGCACATGATAAACACtggttttgttttactttattatgTTGTCATGGACATTAGGATATGCTTTTTTGACTAAGTTGTATATTCCTCGTGCCTAACTCGAACCGCACCACATGGAAATGAAAAGACATCTTAAAGGGGCTGTGTAAATTAAGCAATTTGGGCTGTTCATTGAAAATGAACATCTTAGATTAAGCTACATAAgcattaaaagggaaaaaaaaaaaaaagtcaaaacagtTCAAGGGGTGACCACACCACCTCTTAAGACGGTTGGCAACCCTCAAGGGGAATGGTTGGTTGGGGTAATCCGATCACCCTCCACTCCCAAAAGGGTGATGTGTTTAGTCTAACCATCACTCATCCTTTGTGGGGATAGCAGACCATCCCAAGCGAGTGGTTGGCCAATTCCTGTAGGATGGTGTCCAATGCTTTGCTATGAGTCAATTCTTTATGCGAACATTGTAATAAATGCATTCATTTTCTATAGAATGTTAGAATATGGTCCTTTTCATTTCACGGTTCatattttgtttggttataTCTAATAGTGTATTTGGTACCACCATTGTATatactattagatttgtaaaatctAATTTAGACCGTGAAATGTTTCCTTTCTATTTGACTAGAACATCGAGCTTTGCTCTAGTCTTACAAATTTACTAATTAGTGGACGAACTTGCTTTCAAAGATGATTAGAATGAATAACTGCTGACTATATATGGTGAAATTGCCTCAAAATATTGCAGATCAGGGTAATTTCTGAAGCAATTCGATCGTACAATTTGTCATTATCACTACGCACGCTATGATCTCCACAACGTCTAAAATATGTACAAGTTCATGAACTCCTACCATCATTACCTGAAACGGTTGTTTTCTCACAGTAGCTAAAATTATATATCGAACATGTGATTTTGCTTCAACTAGAAATTTTAGCTTCAGAAGTAAACATGTTTTGCATCCCAGGCAAGCTCATGCACGCCAGTGAATATGTTAGCACTTAGCAGGATGTAGGTCGTTATAGTTCTGCTTTGTTAAACTAACCTGCAAAATATGGATCTGTACATGGCTTGAACGGCTACAACTCAGATTTGTTACTTGCTAGTGAAGCAATTATCTCTTGAGCCATTGACGTGCATGGAGAAGTAGCAGTTCTACATTTCCAGAACTATTTTTCCAGTAACAAAGGATGTTGCCAAAATGATGCAGCCAATGATGGGATGTAAACCAGATGAAAAGGATGTTGATGTGTTAGCAGCAGCAGGAGGGCCTTCAGACCCCAAAAAGGGCGTAGTACCAGAAGCTGGTTCGCTTGAATTTAACACTGAAGGTGGAGTACCATATCTGCAAAGTAGATATAATAAAACAGAGGCATGTACAAGGTTATTCTTCAGGGATTAGAAGTAACAGAGAGTTTCCATAGCCATGATTCAAGAGAACAAAACACATTACCCTGATACACCTGCTCCTGATGGTGATGGTgttgttggtgttggtgttggtgttggtgttgttGGTGGTGTTGTTGCTGTCGTCGTTGGCGTTGGCGTTGGAtttgctgttgctgttgctgatGATGCAAAAATGCAAGAACCAATGCCTATTGACAATCAAAAGGGTCGCAGCTGTGATTTGAATTTTGCAAAGCATATTGCACACACTAATTATAATACATGagaaacacaaaattaaatgatCATTGAAAGATGCTCTTACTTGGATTGGCATTAACTATCGTGGCAGTCCCTCCAAAGTCACAGCTAGTTGGCGCTGGATTCTTTTGATAATAGCTATTAAATGCATATGAGGCATGGTTTTGAAGTGTATTTGGGTTGTAACAACTCCCACCTTGCTGGATTGGTGAACAGTCTGCACCTCCCATTCCACATGCATAGTCCAGTGCTGCCTGAATTGCTGTCTCCAAAGCTCCAGCCTTGGCCACACACCAGCTTTGTCCTGGAATCGCTGGAGCATTTGTTGTTGCCGGAGGCGCCACCGGGTTTGTGATGGGAACAGCTCCTGATGGGGTTGGATAAGTTGTCACAGGGTTAGTCACTGGTTGTGCCCCTGGGACTGTGGTAGGAGTTGTTACTGGATTGGTGATTGGTACTGGTGAATTGGCAGGATATGTGGAGGGTATTGTGATGGGAGGGGTGGAAGGAAATGTTAATGGTGTGGAACCAGGATTTGCTGGCGTAATTGTGACAGGATTAGTAGCAGGAACTGTGATAATGGGTGGTGTGGGATTATCTGGAGGGGTGATGCCTGGAGTTGTGGGAAAGATTGTTGTTGGCGGGTTGACAGTGTCATGTAGAATTGCTTTGAGGTGGGATTTGCTTAGGAGTTCTCTGTGGGAAGAAGGAAAGATCTGTTCCTCTTCCCTTTTGAGCTCTTTCTGCACAAAATCTTCCATGGATGATACTTCTGCATACAACCCAACTATCTGTCCTGTAATctgagttttgttttgtaaagaCTTCAAAACCTTATCACTGAATTGAGCTACTTCTGTTGCACTAGGAACAGCAGGGCTCTTAATTGTCAGAACCACTGGAACATCAttgtgaggaagaagaaaactgGAAAGGGTAGCTCTTTCAATCATAGACTGAACAAACTGATCTCCCATGCTTATCTGTCCATCAACACTGGCTTCAACCATGACATAAGACTTCATTTTCATGATAAAACCAAAAATCCTATGCAGGTCTCTTTCCTGTGGTCTATTCAACTTCTCTAAGAAAGACAATGAAAATGCTACTGAAACCCTAACTTGGCTTTCTAGATGAAGAGCACTGAGGACCGAATGGATTGATTTTAAGGTGGATAAAAGCATTGGTAGCTCACTTTGTTCTGAACTGTCATTGCCACTAGCAAGTATGATGCTATTGATGTTCACATGCGGGAGAAATGTCAATACATGGGCTTTCAGCCACGAAATAACAGAAGCTTTCGAATTCAACAAATTCCCAAGTAGGCTTTTACTTAGGTAAAGATCAACAGTTACACCAGAGTCAGACAGAGTACTTAAAGCCCTATGATCTGCTACGAAAACCCGAATCTGAGACGGGGTGACCTTGTTTTGCTTCAGGAATGATAAAGTTCTAGCTGTTGATGAAGTTGCAGTGCTTCCTGCATGATAGGAGAAACCCACCAGAGTTCCTGCAAATGAGAAAGAAGATGAGAGGAACTTCAAATTACTTTAACTTAAGCAGCTGCAATATACTGAGAAGTGAGAAACCAAAACAGCAACAAGAAATTGATCATAAATCACCAGTGGGTTTCAGAAATGAAAGCAAACTCAAAAGAGTAAAGTTTACATTTCCTTGGATTTTCCCATAGAAacttgaaggaaaagaaactgTCTTTTTGAGTAATAGTAATTGCTTACCAGAACAGCAGATAGTGAGAAGAGACAGGAAGAGTAGGAAGAGGCATTTAGAAGCTCCTCTGACCATATTAACGACAGGATCTGTGTCTGGGCACTTGGAAGAGACCAGACTGGATTTTTAATGTGATACATATAATGTCGATGCCTCAAGGGTATTAATTGCACCTGGAATTATAACTGCCGCCGTTAGAGGCAAGGGGGAATATGGAAATTAAAGCTTCTGTAGATAAAGGTGAGAGCaaatgggagaaaaaaaaaagtgttaaagaAAGATGACCAAGTTGTGATGACAAAGAAAAGATGTTACTTTGTCATGAAGGATATGGAGCTGCAAATATTCTGTCTGATAACTCATAACAGTATAAAGAATCAACATGCTTTTTTGCTTTGTTATCTTTCCCAAAGCCATGGCCTCAAAGTCTAAAGCAAATGGAAGAACATGTGCACATGCATGTACAAACACACATGCATTACAGTAAGGTGTTCAAGTAAATTCATGATATTTAATGTGGATTCCCACTGGGCCACATTTTGGTGTCAAAGGGTATTGATAAATATGGTAATGTTAAATAAAGGAAGATGATCAAAAGTTTCTGACCATAAAACCCGCAaagatattattcattttttgtcgtttattaaatcaatatttatattaaaagcTTAAACCGATATGAATGAACTGTTTAACTATAGTCCGTAGGGTTAGGATTATAATGGGACAGAAAGATTTGAACCTGGCTGGATGGCACCAAAGAGGATAACAAAGTTAATTAGGCTTAGCTCAGCAGAAACCATTACAAGAACAGGTAAATATATtgtaaagaaagagaaaaaggaaaggtgAAAAAAGGTTTTCTGGGGATAAAAAGCCTCTGTATCCCACAATATGCTGTAACAAGGCACTTCAACATGGGCCTTTTTGTAAATGATTAAGATCCATGTGAATTTCTGCCATGTATGATGTACCAAATCTTGTGCTGCTTCCTTTGTCTCCCTACTATGATAAGGGACATCATTAACGCAGTGGTGGAGACCCCCTGGGGGCCATGGCCCCTCCGAAGCTTCCCCCTCAAATCCCaaaatttttcagaaaaaaaaaaaaaaaaaactcctagtcaaaaatttccttaaaaaaaacattataaaaacgAATtactaagaattttttttttaaaaaaaaatcttataattatggaagataaaagaaaaaccctaatcaaaagaaaaattattccAACAATATTCGAAAAACCCTAATTCAACCTACTGGAGAACAAAATCCTTTAGTCAGTAGTAGACAAGTGTTTTTACGTTTTTttgtacaatatatatatatatataactgaaaaTCGAAACTTTTTGTCAGACTGTAAGAATTGTTAATTTAAATGACGTTTTCTAGTACTTcacaaattatattttaaataatattattttattaattcgGCTACGTGAATAAGGATTAaagtataactttttttttttttaattaataaataacatATATGATATAACCCACCCAATAATGGATCTCAAACTCATAACCTTTACCATGTTTTTCCTAAGCTATAGGCAAAAAGCCTTAGTAGGACATAAATGTGTGCCCATAAATGGGTTGACACAATTTCCTATGCAAAAGCAACACATAAACACGTTGATGCATAAGCCCTGCTTTGGCATGCATTTCAATGAGATCTATTGTTTACAAATGTTAGGGCATCCCATGTAAAAGGGTCGgtctactttctttttttaaaaattttttttttcctattcaatgcaggaaagaaggaaaagagaaaaaattataagaaaataaaaaataaaagcgtaAAAAACATTCTTAGAATGATTGAGAATGAGTCAATTAAATGACTCGACCCATCAAAAGCACAAGTTCCACTAAAAAAGGTGGTTAAAGTAGGCAAAGTTatgtaaacaaaacaaactattAACCAATAAGAAACAGGAAGGGGCATGAGGTCGGTCTATTTATTCGGACAAATATTTGAGTagtttgaacatgtgagattcAACAGTTTGCTAtttaaattactagtaatttagacaataaatatgaaaaaattttataagtTCGAACTGCCAGAACATGGGAGACGAGCTGCCCGAAAACTGTTGGGTAAGTGGGTAGGACTATATACTATATAGCAGGGCTTCACAGACTGTCCTTTTGCAAAGGAATGGGGATCATCCTTTTAAGCAACACTGTCAGCGGCATCTTCTTTCTGGAGATTTTAAGATAGAATATACAACACTAGTGGGGACACCCCACGTGGAATAATCTACTGTGCTTCTCTTCTTTCAAATTAGTGAATCAAAAGCTCCATGTCTGACTAGGTCACAGCCGAAAGCAAGCAGGCAAGATATAGAGCGGAGATGGTTGCACAGTCATACCAGCGATGATGAGGTCATAAACTTAATAAGAATTTGAAAAGTAACCTCATATAGATCTCGAaaagacaaccaaaaaaaaaaaaaaaaagcagtcaAGAGATATGGGCACCATTAAGTTCatgtcttttgcttttttgtattgtttggCCAAGTCTTAAATGGAAGTTGAAATAGTTTACATGTAAAGAGCACCAACTCCTTCCCTCGATTTGGA
Coding sequences within it:
- the LOC132171041 gene encoding uncharacterized protein LOC132171041 codes for the protein MVRGASKCLFLLFLSLLTICCSGTLVGFSYHAGSTATSSTARTLSFLKQNKVTPSQIRVFVADHRALSTLSDSGVTVDLYLSKSLLGNLLNSKASVISWLKAHVLTFLPHVNINSIILASGNDSSEQSELPMLLSTLKSIHSVLSALHLESQVRVSVAFSLSFLEKLNRPQERDLHRIFGFIMKMKSYVMVEASVDGQISMGDQFVQSMIERATLSSFLLPHNDVPVVLTIKSPAVPSATEVAQFSDKVLKSLQNKTQITGQIVGLYAEVSSMEDFVQKELKREEEQIFPSSHRELLSKSHLKAILHDTVNPPTTIFPTTPGITPPDNPTPPIITVPATNPVTITPANPGSTPLTFPSTPPITIPSTYPANSPVPITNPVTTPTTVPGAQPVTNPVTTYPTPSGAVPITNPVAPPATTNAPAIPGQSWCVAKAGALETAIQAALDYACGMGGADCSPIQQGGSCYNPNTLQNHASYAFNSYYQKNPAPTSCDFGGTATIVNANPSIGSCIFASSATATANPTPTPTTTATTPPTTPTPTPTPTTPSPSGAGVSGYGTPPSVLNSSEPASGTTPFLGSEGPPAAANTSTSFSSGLHPIIGCIILATSFVTGKIVLEM